Proteins encoded together in one Bacteroidia bacterium window:
- the rsgA gene encoding ribosome small subunit-dependent GTPase A gives MRGRVIKSTGMLCAVLADNGQKISCRIRGNFRIKNIKTTNPVAVGDWVDFNIDPIEQTGIIDKIEPRKNYIIRKSINLSKQSHIIAANVDEAFLLVTVQQPRTSTGFIDRFLITAEAYHIPVSLVFNKIDLWDEKATLAAEELIQLYQKIGYPCYKISALEKNIFELKSVMEGKTSLLAGHSGVGKSTLLNVLNPELDLRTGGISKAHHKGTHTTTFAEMLEIGNNGFLIDTPGIKELGIVDMKKEEVAHYFPEMRAQMQHCKFNNCLHVNEPKCAVITALEKGEIAASRYNSYLSIINGEEMTTEYE, from the coding sequence ATGAGAGGAAGAGTCATTAAATCAACCGGAATGTTATGCGCTGTGTTGGCGGATAACGGACAAAAAATAAGTTGTCGCATCCGCGGAAATTTTAGAATTAAAAACATAAAAACAACCAATCCTGTTGCCGTAGGAGATTGGGTGGATTTTAACATTGACCCAATTGAACAGACTGGAATCATTGATAAAATTGAGCCTCGAAAAAACTACATCATCCGTAAATCCATTAACTTATCCAAGCAAAGCCATATCATTGCTGCCAACGTGGACGAAGCCTTTTTGTTGGTAACAGTGCAACAACCTCGTACTTCTACAGGATTTATTGATCGCTTTTTAATTACTGCCGAAGCCTACCACATTCCGGTAAGTTTAGTTTTCAATAAAATAGATTTATGGGACGAAAAAGCTACCCTTGCTGCCGAAGAGCTGATTCAATTGTATCAGAAAATCGGTTATCCTTGCTATAAAATTAGCGCATTGGAAAAAAATATTTTCGAGTTGAAATCCGTTATGGAAGGAAAAACGTCCCTCTTAGCTGGACATTCAGGCGTTGGGAAATCTACTCTCCTCAATGTTTTAAATCCAGAACTGGATTTAAGAACCGGCGGAATATCGAAAGCACATCACAAAGGCACACACACCACCACTTTTGCCGAAATGCTTGAAATTGGCAACAATGGCTTTTTAATTGACACACCTGGCATTAAAGAGTTGGGAATTGTAGATATGAAAAAGGAAGAAGTTGCCCATTATTTCCCAGAAATGCGTGCGCAAATGCAACATTGTAAATTCAATAACTGCCTCCATGTAAACGAGCCGAAATGCGCTGTTATAACAGCACTCGAAAAAGGAGAAATTGCTGCTTCGCGCTACAACAGCTATTTGAGCATTATTAATGGCGAAGAAATGACGACCGAATATGAGTAG
- a CDS encoding M42 family metallopeptidase: MSDYKTLQQLVEIDSPTGYTDKAEKFIFDLLKSYGFQPEYTNKKAVKCALGKNPTLAIAAHVDTLGAIVSGIKSNGTLTFSSLGGLLLTSAEGEYVKIISLNGKEFTGTLLLNNPSAHANHERETEKRNYDTMHIRLDEEVYSKKEVEKLGIKTGDIICFEPRYREYKNGFIKSRFMDNKAGCFALFEIARKIKASKKNVPVELFFSNYEEVGHGGTCGYSPSVKELLVIDMGVLGDACDGNEVSCSICAKDSSGPYDYEMRKKLVQLSEKNKIPYQLDVYPYYGSDGSAALRAGNDFRVALIGPGVAASHGVERTHKKGIEATIDLCMAYIADMK; the protein is encoded by the coding sequence ATGAGCGATTACAAAACACTTCAACAATTGGTGGAGATTGATTCTCCGACAGGTTACACCGATAAGGCTGAAAAATTTATTTTCGATTTATTAAAAAGTTACGGCTTTCAGCCAGAATACACCAACAAAAAAGCGGTGAAATGCGCACTCGGAAAAAATCCGACATTGGCAATTGCCGCGCACGTAGACACTTTGGGCGCAATTGTTTCAGGAATAAAAAGTAACGGAACGCTTACTTTCTCTTCGCTTGGCGGATTGTTGCTGACGAGCGCGGAAGGCGAATACGTAAAAATTATTTCCTTGAACGGAAAAGAATTTACCGGAACGCTTTTGCTCAACAATCCTTCTGCACACGCCAATCACGAGCGTGAAACAGAAAAAAGAAATTACGATACAATGCACATTCGTTTGGACGAAGAAGTCTATTCCAAAAAAGAGGTGGAGAAATTGGGCATCAAAACTGGCGATATTATTTGTTTTGAGCCGCGTTACCGCGAATACAAAAACGGATTTATTAAATCGCGTTTTATGGATAACAAAGCCGGATGTTTTGCTTTATTTGAAATTGCTCGAAAAATAAAAGCTTCTAAAAAAAATGTTCCAGTCGAATTATTTTTCTCGAATTACGAAGAAGTTGGACATGGCGGAACGTGTGGTTATTCACCTTCCGTAAAGGAATTATTGGTAATTGATATGGGCGTTTTGGGTGATGCCTGTGATGGAAACGAAGTTTCATGTTCTATTTGCGCGAAAGATTCTTCGGGACCTTACGATTACGAAATGCGAAAAAAATTAGTGCAGCTTTCCGAAAAAAATAAAATTCCGTATCAGTTAGATGTTTATCCTTATTACGGTTCAGACGGTTCTGCAGCATTGCGCGCCGGAAATGATTTTCGTGTAGCGCTTATCGGACCTGGCGTTGCGGCATCTCACGGAGTGGAGCGCACACATAAAAAAGGAATCGAAGCCACGATAGATTTGTGCATGGCGTATATCGCAGACATGAAATAA
- a CDS encoding OsmC family protein, with amino-acid sequence MKIELKHMNDAFHFEAVNEMGNVVQIDSSTESGGQPKGAGPMQLLLMGLGGCSGIDVVMILKKQKQEITDFRISINADREKEKDHSFWKNIHIHFKLKGNIELGKAKRAADLSIEKYCSVAKMLEKTSKITYSVSVNE; translated from the coding sequence ATGAAAATAGAACTCAAACACATGAACGATGCTTTTCATTTTGAAGCGGTAAATGAAATGGGCAATGTTGTTCAGATAGATTCTTCTACAGAAAGCGGTGGACAACCGAAAGGCGCTGGTCCGATGCAATTATTATTGATGGGCTTAGGCGGTTGCAGTGGCATTGACGTAGTGATGATTTTGAAAAAACAAAAACAAGAAATTACGGATTTCCGCATCAGCATTAACGCAGATCGCGAAAAAGAAAAAGATCATTCCTTCTGGAAAAATATTCACATTCATTTTAAATTGAAAGGAAATATCGAATTAGGAAAAGCAAAACGTGCCGCCGATTTATCTATCGAAAAATATTGTTCCGTTGCAAAAATGCTCGAAAAAACTTCTAAAATAACGTATTCTGTTTCTGTAAATGAGTAA
- a CDS encoding acyl-CoA thioesterase: MNNKITFQFISEPTDINFGGKVHGGIVMKWIDQTAYTCARNWSETYCVTVYVGGIRFYKPINIDEVIKIEAYVIYTGNTSIHIAVDVYSRGFSEKAFEKKTHCVIVFVSVDDKGNPIKVKKWTPKTDNEKKLEEYAIKLKSLREKINQEMMPFFNK, encoded by the coding sequence ATGAACAATAAAATCACTTTTCAATTTATCAGCGAACCAACGGACATTAATTTTGGTGGAAAAGTGCATGGCGGAATAGTGATGAAATGGATTGATCAAACGGCTTACACCTGCGCCAGAAATTGGTCAGAAACATATTGTGTAACCGTTTATGTGGGCGGAATTCGATTTTACAAACCTATCAATATTGATGAAGTAATTAAAATTGAAGCCTATGTTATTTATACCGGAAACACCAGCATTCACATTGCCGTAGATGTATATTCCAGAGGTTTCTCAGAGAAGGCATTTGAAAAGAAAACGCATTGTGTGATTGTCTTCGTTTCGGTTGATGACAAAGGGAATCCGATAAAAGTAAAAAAGTGGACTCCGAAAACAGATAACGAAAAAAAGTTGGAAGAATACGCCATCAAACTAAAATCCTTACGAGAAAAAATCAATCAGGAAATGATGCCATTTTTTAATAA
- the folK gene encoding 2-amino-4-hydroxy-6-hydroxymethyldihydropteridine diphosphokinase produces MNKIYLLIGGNLGDRKKNISQAENILSKALGKIIFSSAIYETAPWGFQHENYFLNKAICIETRFDAKKVLEICLQTEEKLGRKRTDGNYAARTMDIDILFFNDELIETEHLTIPHPQLHKRKFVLAPLAEIASNLEHPVFQKRISVLLHECSDILEVRKL; encoded by the coding sequence ATGAATAAAATTTATTTATTGATTGGTGGAAATTTAGGCGATCGGAAAAAAAATATTTCGCAAGCAGAGAATATACTTTCAAAAGCACTTGGAAAAATTATTTTTTCGTCGGCTATTTATGAAACAGCACCTTGGGGATTTCAACACGAAAATTATTTTTTGAATAAAGCCATTTGCATCGAAACACGTTTCGATGCCAAAAAAGTATTGGAAATTTGTTTGCAAACGGAAGAAAAATTAGGAAGAAAAAGAACTGATGGAAATTATGCAGCTCGAACCATGGACATTGATATTTTGTTTTTCAACGATGAACTAATCGAAACCGAACACTTAACAATACCGCATCCACAATTGCATAAACGCAAATTTGTATTGGCTCCTTTAGCTGAAATAGCAAGCAATTTGGAACATCCTGTTTTTCAAAAAAGAATTTCTGTGCTGCTCCACGAATGTTCGGACATTTTAGAGGTTAGAAAGCTCTAA
- a CDS encoding O-succinylhomoserine sulfhydrylase, which translates to MSKKIISEHAETIAIRTQSERTQHREHSTPLYLTSSFVYDDAEQMRAIFADEQEGLIYSRFSNPNAEELQEKIRLMEGAEAAYATASGMAAVFASFMALLKTGDHLLVSRSIFGSTHTVISKFLPKWGIEFTYADADKPETWKALIKKNTKMIFVETPSNPGLDVLDLEWLGKLAAKHQLILNVDNCFATPCLQRPIDFGAHLVTHSATKFIDGQGRVLGGIVAGKKELIQQIYLFCRSTGPSISPFNAWLLSKSLETLPLRMERHSENAKKLAEFLEKHPSVKSVKYPGLKTHPQFKIVEKQMKSGGAIVVFSIKGGIKQGQQFLDALQMASLTANLGDTRTIVTHPASTTHAKLTEDERRSVGITPDLVRVSVGLEHISDIISDIDQALKKIIL; encoded by the coding sequence ATGAGTAAAAAAATAATTTCTGAGCACGCGGAAACCATTGCTATTCGTACACAATCCGAAAGGACACAACACCGCGAACATTCCACGCCACTTTATTTAACTTCCAGTTTTGTGTATGATGATGCGGAGCAAATGCGCGCCATTTTTGCAGATGAACAAGAAGGATTAATTTACAGTCGTTTCTCGAATCCGAATGCGGAAGAATTGCAAGAAAAAATTCGTTTGATGGAAGGTGCCGAAGCGGCTTATGCTACTGCATCCGGCATGGCGGCTGTATTTGCGAGCTTTATGGCTTTATTGAAAACGGGAGATCATCTGTTGGTTTCGCGCTCTATTTTTGGATCGACGCACACCGTTATTAGTAAATTTTTACCGAAATGGGGAATTGAATTTACTTACGCAGACGCAGATAAACCAGAAACGTGGAAAGCACTTATCAAAAAAAACACGAAAATGATTTTCGTGGAAACGCCTTCTAATCCAGGATTGGATGTGCTGGATTTAGAATGGTTGGGGAAATTGGCTGCGAAACATCAACTTATTTTAAATGTAGACAATTGTTTTGCAACGCCTTGTTTGCAGCGACCAATAGATTTCGGAGCACATTTGGTAACGCATTCTGCCACTAAATTTATTGATGGACAAGGGCGCGTGTTGGGCGGAATTGTTGCCGGAAAAAAAGAATTGATTCAACAGATATATTTATTTTGCAGAAGTACAGGTCCTTCTATTTCTCCGTTTAATGCGTGGTTACTTTCAAAAAGCTTGGAAACATTGCCTTTGCGGATGGAACGACATTCGGAGAACGCTAAAAAATTAGCGGAGTTTTTAGAAAAACATCCTTCTGTAAAAAGTGTAAAATATCCTGGATTGAAAACTCATCCACAATTTAAAATCGTTGAAAAGCAGATGAAATCAGGCGGAGCGATTGTGGTATTTTCTATCAAAGGCGGAATAAAACAAGGACAACAATTTTTAGATGCGCTGCAAATGGCTTCTTTAACGGCAAATCTGGGCGATACGCGAACCATTGTTACACATCCAGCATCCACAACACACGCAAAATTAACGGAAGACGAACGCAGATCAGTTGGCATAACTCCTGATTTGGTGAGAGTTTCCGTTGGGCTGGAACACATTTCAGATATTATTTCAGACATAGATCAAGCATTAAAAAAAATAATTTTATGA
- a CDS encoding O-methyltransferase, which yields MISAEIEEYVNEHTSPESDVLKKLNRETHAKVMMPRMLSGHLQGKVLAMLSEMIRPKNILEIGTFTGYSAICLCSGLQEGGKLITIDVNEELEPMVKKYFSEAQLANKIDQRIGNALNIIPSLNQKFDLVFIDADKKNYSAYYDLVFDKVTKGGYIIADNVLWDGKIIFPNDKMDGDTKAMDAYNKKITADTRVENLILPIRDGLMIAKKLV from the coding sequence ATGATTTCAGCAGAAATAGAAGAATATGTGAACGAACACACTTCGCCAGAAAGCGATGTGTTGAAGAAATTAAATCGCGAAACCCACGCCAAAGTGATGATGCCGCGCATGTTGAGCGGACATTTACAAGGAAAAGTTTTGGCGATGTTGAGCGAAATGATTCGTCCGAAAAACATTTTAGAAATTGGAACTTTTACCGGATACTCCGCCATTTGCTTGTGTAGCGGCTTACAAGAAGGTGGAAAATTAATTACCATTGATGTAAACGAAGAGCTGGAACCGATGGTGAAAAAATATTTTTCCGAAGCACAATTAGCAAATAAAATTGATCAACGCATCGGAAACGCTTTAAACATCATTCCTTCGCTGAATCAAAAATTTGATTTGGTTTTTATTGATGCCGATAAAAAAAATTATTCTGCTTATTACGATTTGGTTTTCGATAAAGTAACTAAAGGCGGATACATCATTGCCGACAATGTTTTGTGGGATGGAAAAATTATTTTTCCGAACGATAAAATGGACGGCGACACCAAAGCAATGGACGCGTACAATAAAAAAATTACTGCTGATACGCGCGTGGAAAATTTAATTTTACCGATACGCGACGGATTGATGATTGCGAAAAAATTGGTTTGA